Part of the Musa acuminata AAA Group cultivar baxijiao chromosome BXJ2-7, Cavendish_Baxijiao_AAA, whole genome shotgun sequence genome is shown below.
CCCTCATTAAGATATTAGGACAAGCTACCCAGTTGATATATGGATCTGAAAATTGAATAAAAGTTACATAAAGATTGCATCTTTCATGAAACAAAtaggataaatatttatatagttggGGTTCCTTACCACAAATGGAGTACCAATAGACTAGGTTAATTAAAAATGTTCTCACCTTGAAGGTTAGGCAGGAGGCAAGGTTAGGAGGAACAAATTTAAATGGACAAATTTATCTTATATAAGTATGTGTTAGACATAAATAAATTTTTGCTTAGTTGTAAACAAGATGAAACATGTTCAATCTAGTAGAGTTATTATGTTGATGTGAATGCCTCAATCGAGAACTTCATTTTCTCTAGGATTTTCTGCATTGGAAGTCGTTGTGTCATAGGTTAGTGATATGTTTAGAGATGGCTATGCTTAATTTTCCCCTTTCTCCACCAAAATCACAGCTATTGAGAAAACAAACTTTCTTATGTTTTTATGTGTTGGCAAAAAAATGTTTCTCATTGTTAGGTTTAAAAAAGCGAGTAGTGCCATGATTCAAAGGCCTCTTTGTTGTCTAATTAGACAGAAGTATACTTATTTTTCGGATCTACAATTGTCACTTTTAAATTCCTTCTAGGTGTTTCAATTTTGATCTTTCTCAAAGAAAATTAGTTTCTTTACTTGATTTCTTGTTACGAGTACCAATGTTTCTAACACCGCCAATGTCGGTCCCAAGCccgaatgaaaaaggtggagggttgctTAAGGCCATAAAAAGCCAGTGTTGAAAACATGTTAGTActcataagcatgatcctaactgTTTCATGGTAAGACTAGTCCGTCACAATAAATTGATGCAACATATATTGACCTCTCAAGTTATTATGAGAAATAGAGTTTTCTGTTCCTAATTCTAACATTTAAAGTGCCCATTAGTTCTTTAAatcaaggtctgcaataccgaatgatactgctcgtaccgagcggtacataccggtccgtcaatagaccagtacacggaccgcccgctaccgagcggtaccatcAATTAAGGCATTATCGTTATCGATTGAGGTGTTATTATCGACGgtgatcgagggagaagaaagaagagggagaagacgaagaaagaaataggaaaaaaaggtaGAACCTGGATGTCACCTCGCTCCTCCTCGTCTGTTGACGACTTCTCATCTGTGCGCTGGAGAAGAGGCATCGGCTTGTGGGGCGGAGAGAAGCGAAGattgtttttttcttctcttcttgggcAATGTCGCCTCGGGCATCATcgtaatatttttgttttttagatgtcgtaatttttttttatctgcgacgtcgccccgcatagaggtaaactgtgcggtttacctatatatatatatatatatatatatatatacacacacacacagtagtataccaaaatataccactcggtatatagtatcataccgtatcgaataagtcttgaaattttggtatggtacaaaatttcaatccttgatttaaGTGACTTCTTTTATGGACTAACATGCAAATATCGGGACTATGTAACTTATATATCATGAACTAGCATTGTCCATAATGTAAGTTACTCATCTAAGAAACCAACAAGTATGCTTTCTGTGGATGATAATTGTTAGGACGGGAAACCACAACATGTGGATAAGGTTCTTAATGGTGAAATTTTATAGGttggatcaaggtatgcaataccgtaccgtattagtatttcgaggttggctcggtatggtacagtaccgtataccgagcggtacgttagggtgtaccaagcggtacacctaatttagttgtaagaccctccgaaaatacctaaaaataaaaaaaagaagttaggataggatttttaagttagaaataaatatagtaatagcataagtttagtaaaatcaatgtaaattaggtaagaatagtatcattattttttttaggctttgaagaatatcttatgcaaggttcgtatttcagttcaGTACGGATTATCCTTATGTAAACATacatcttgattagaaagttcttccttttAATCTTCCTAAATTAACCTCGATTCAAtttacaaatcgttgttttgtagagtttaggagagcacaaatgtgagaaaaaaagagtttgagatagtttaagagagtatgagaatgtaatggagtgaaataaaggagaagaagggtttaaataccATAAGAAAgggttccaacggtcaatttgaccattggagcactgtatcactattaccgagcggttttaaatatttcttcctcttactgtagcattgtagcactcTAGCATGTTCTGTCTGGTAGCGGGCGGTTCgcgtaccggtatgtcgtcggatcggtacgtatcgcccgtatcGGGTGGTACCATTCTAAATTGGTTGGATCAAGATTGACAATCCTTGGAACATGATGAGATAAACTACTCCACTCTATTTGACTTTGTGAACTAAAACTTgatggttaatttttttttacacttTTTATTGGCAGCTGAAATGACATATATGAATCTCCAATTGAATTGTGAGAGACACGATGGCTATGCAGGTCCATTTCTCAAAGGATTTGGACTGCCATTTACAAGGACAAGTCTCCACATTGTTAGTTTCAGAtgttcttctgtttcttctttgcATTTTGTTCTGTAATATTTTGTGTCAAACATTGAAATAATTATAGATGATGTGTTCCATATTACTTAATAGAAATTCTTTTGCTTTTTGGCTTTCCACGTGTTCAAAAGTGTTCTTTCTTAGTTTAGAGGATTCCACAATAAGTTTACGAAGAAACTaatgttaattaaattattttttcatgcatattatgtgaATGGATATGGTTTCTTATCAAATCAATTTACAACCTGATTTGGCAATTTTGTACTTGAATAGTTGGGTCTGTCTTCAATATTTGATGAAATTGTTAAAACTGAAGTAACCAGGCACATGCAACCTACTGATTACTTGAGCTTGTttggggaagaattcaaatgaacTGAAGATTATTGGGATGCTTCTTATTTGAATGTCTTGGATATATCTGCAGCGGAAGAAGGCAGTCCTCATGTCTTATTTGGATGTGCTTCACAAGTATGTTCTAAATGATCACCTACCCTATAatgttttttaaactaattatcctTGTTTTTTCCTATTGGAATAACTTTTAGCCACCAGGAGTCTGCTTCTGTAACTAAATTGTCGAGTGTTTACATTCTTTTATAATGAATAGATAGCCTCTCCTGTTCTGCAAATTGGCTAACAGTAATTCAAATTTTTGGTCCCTATTACCACTTATACAAGCACTGCTTCCAGGTGAAAGGTCTCTGTTTTAAGTTAAAACTTTTAACACCTTttactagtttatatattaattaatttggatGGATTCTGATTTCCTTTCATTTGATGGCACGTCTTCCTCCAATTAGCCTCCTAAATCAAGTTGATGATAGTTTTTCTTTGTGGAAACATCCTTCTGTCCAGCATGCTCTCTCTCAGGTTCAGCAGTGATGCATCTGGGTGATATACGTTACATGCATTTGTATTCTTATCAAAAGTCTCAACAATTCATATTAATCTGTTGTTGcagataataataatgtcattgtcATCTTCTTAATGCTTGTGTGGGCTATCTGTCTTCATTCTTATCATCTCGTGTTTGTTGGTTTCATACCAAGTTTAATTATGAATAGACAACTTACTTTTTGGCTTTCTaagtaagcatttatttttcaatcttcaGGCAAAAGCAGCAtgtgtattgattgatttatgcttTGGACCATTATCACCATGGATATATACAATTACTGCAAAGGTTTCATCTTTTCCCATAATAAGTCTACATATTAAGTCAACAACTTGTATTTTTGTAACTACATCGACCCTTTTTCAGGTTGATCTTGCAATTGAACTTCCGGAGGACCTCTTGGTGTTATTCAAGTAATTTCAtcattcttcttgtttttattactgttatgaaggcttaattctttattataatgaatgctcgtttggttggttggttggttatgaagtcatggatacaagtgcaagatattgatatgatggatatgggcatgtatcaatgtataatgtttactatttaatgtgacaaaatttggtatttatttaatgttagaataggtagatgtatataaatcatgattcatcataattaacctattcatcatgaaaatatataaataatgtttggtgaattatctaacataagcaattaaaactATCTATGTTTGATGAGTACTTGATCATTTCTTGGTGCAGATCTGACCTTTTTTGTGGTCAATACATTGTGATTTATTGTGGATGATCAAATTATCAATCATTAATTTTCTCGTGAAATAATCTTCTCATTTTGAgaaaaatgttatttgatttgaacatcatagtcctagcataacaaagactatgaagttcagaggcaatttgttctgctgtggtataatatttgatgatgattgTTCAGATGGCAATTAGTTTCACCATTTGATGATGTATGATAATATTTCAAGTTTGCCAGCAGTGGTTGATGATTGTCGAACTATGTCATGCTAGTATAATACTAGCATGGTGTTTGGttttataccaaggatgtccttgaACACACAATCAAGCACAAGGCTTGTTCCAGCTATATGTTTAAACCGTGCTGATCGGCATGTATTGTACTGACATGTCCATCCTGATGAACTAAAAAAATACTTTCTATGACCTATCATAGATGTTATTTTGTGATCCATCTATTACTTTATTGTGAAGATTCCAACAATATCAGTCATTTGTACACTTGAATAAAActttgatctcttgaatttgatcatgatcatgatagCAGTTATTGTGAAACTGAAAATTTTGTCTGTTGGATTgtagttttcctttttttctagagTGCCAATAAAGAACCTATTGTTTGAGTGTTCTGATGATACAACTATGACACAGCCTTGTACAGAGTTCTTTGGAGTGTTGTGCTCAACTCTTATGGGACTTTTATGGACCAATATAACTACTGTTGTGGCTTGGAAAGCTATATATTTCTTAATGGGTAGCAGATTATTTTTTACATGTTTCTTAGTTACCAATATACACTTAAAATATACACTTCAAATCCTGTGAATGCAAGTCCTTTAGTTCTAGTTACTGTCATTTAGtactttttagttcatgaaccCTGTATGTGACATCCATCTTTCATCTGTGTGTGCTCAAGAAATTATGAATTTCATCACAATGCCCCAGTTATTATCCAATTTCACTAACAGTTATGTCCAGGATACATCTTGACTCTATGAttctatagtgctacagtgctgcactgctacagtgcactcggaccggtaaaaggtggtccgcgtaccgacaacctgtcggaccggtacgtaccgcccgtaccgaacggtacagttcggtactgcagaccatgctTAAGATATGCAGTTTCATTGAGATCATTAATGTTTTAGAAAATTGGCTTGAATACTTGAATCTACATGTGATTAAGATAGGGATGTATTATAAAGAGTTATATGTGATTAAGATAGGGATGTATTAATGTTTTGAATGggtgaattttatttattatattgaaaGGCTATAGTCAATGTCATTTCAATGTTTTGGTAGATTGGTTCACACTGTACACTAAGCTGATAACAGTAATTTATAATGAAATTTCTCTTCTATGTTAGACTACATGTGTTATTTATTGGTTGATATATGAAATTTTCTTTTGTCGACTATTGTTGTTACTTTGTGTTGCAGGATAGgatgatgatgttaaagtaatagCCAGAACTGTTGGATTGCACCGTCTGATCTCGTTAAATTTTTATCCGTTTCTTCAAAAATATGTTCAGGTAAACAAGGATTTTTTTGCTTATATGTATTTTAACTTGAAACCATActtatttgtatttatgtttttttAGCCTCATCAACGTGATGTCACCGATTTGCTTGCTGCAGCTGTCCAGGCCTGCCATGATATGGTTGTGCTTTTTTTACTGTAGATTTTCTAAGCATTCATAGTCAAGGCATGCTGTTCCCAGTTCTGTTCTTCAGATAGAAGAACTCATCGAAGCTGTTTTTATTTGAATAGTACCTCCTGATGCGGTTGAACCCTTATTGAAACAAATTGTGAATCAATTTGTGCATGATCGTTCTCGCACAGAGGTACTGCTGAAAATGATATTACTTTCAGTCATGTTCATCTGTTAATAGTTGAACTGTTGATCATGGACTTTCTTATTTGTCTTGTCAGGCCATTGCTGTTGGGCTGAATGTTGTGAGGGAGATCTGTATCAGGATGCCTTTGGTATTGCTTTACATTTAGTCAATTATTTGTTCAAGTTTGTTTGCGACAGGTTTATTCTTTGCATCATCTTGTATGAGATGCATCACAATTCCATGGTTCATGCCTACTTAATATATCATCTTGTCACTTTAGCATGATCTCGTCACATTAGCAGTTTAGCCAGACTACATCTGAGATACAAGATGTTGACAGTATGATGAACTCTTATAACGTGCTTTCAGATTTTCTAGGAAGTTGAATCTGTGAAAGAACTATACTTGTTATggaattctaattttttttcgtCTATATATTGTCACAAAAAAGTACTCAATGTGGATTTGGGTCCGTTGAATGTTTACTTACTCAAATTCTAGATGCAAttatcttaataattatgttttttgtttttcaaaattttaccCATCTTCATATTAATTAACTGTaatcttgtttttttttattttttttgcttcaatttgagaaataataaaattatttgagaAGGATAGTGCACCACTTGAAATAGATATGTACCTATAAAAGCTTGTAAATGTCTACAAGAAACTAGTTGTCTAACTGCCTCATTTTGGTTGTTTACAGTTAATGAATGAAGATCTGCTTCAAGACTTGGTCTTGTACAAAAAATCACATGAGAAGGCAGTTTCTTCAGCAGCTCGCTCCTTGATAACTTTATTCAGAGAGGTTGGAATATGTATTTCAGTCTAACAATTTTTGTTTCATACGTATAGCTTGTGATTGTTATTCTGAGCTTTATTTGTTTTCAGATATGCCCTTCTTTATTGGTCAAAAAGGACCGTGGCCGTCCGGTCAATCCCAAAGCAAGGCCAAAAGCATATGGAGAAGTTAGTATAGCTACTGATGTGCCTGACATAGAGTTGCTGGAACACGTTGATAACTCGATGACTGACAGTTCTGATGCTGAGGCTTCTGCATCAGATTTGGAGGATGAGTATGACAGTGATGCTGAGACAGAGAAAGAGGATGATTCTttggaagatgaagaagaggatGATGAGGTTTCAgatgaaaaaaatgaagaagatTTAGGTAACAGTGATAACATTGATGGGGAGGAAGATGATGgtgatgatcttgatgatgatattgatgaGAATGCTGCCTATGATGAATATGATAGTGATACTAAAGATGTGGATCTTAGTGATGATAATATGGATATCTCCAGTGAGCTAGATGCatcaaggaaaaagtcttctaatGACATCTGCAATGATGATGACCTCAGTAATCATGAATGCGCTTGTGATGACAACGATGAaataaaggaagaggagaaggccaAATCAAAGAAGAGGAAGTTTGCGGATTATGTTGGACAACTGAATACTTCAGAATCAAGTCTTCGCACCCTTAAAAGACTAACAATGGCCAAGATGTCACAGAAAGCATCAGATGAAACAGATGGAATTCTTTCTAATGAAGATTTTCAACGTATAAAAGAGTTGAAGGTGTGTTCACCAGAAACTTAGTGCTCCTTTTCATCTTAATTATGTGAAATAGATTCAGTAAAATTCTGACACTGTTCATTGAACTTTGTTACTCGTACGCTCATGTTATCTGATATGAAGTTATAGTAACATCTGCATAAGCGAGTGTTTCTGAGAAATTTGGATCTTCAACTTCTTTAGTGTTCTGATTATTTTTTAATGTTCGATGAAATAATGGATCTTATATTCTTGATTACATTTTTAATCACCAAAATTCACTCACTATGTAGGCATCTTATAAGCtttgccttttttcttttttgaatctcATAGGCAAAGAAAGAAGCAAAGCTGGTTATGGCTCAGCAAGGTCTTTTGAGAAAGGGTATAGACTCGAAAGTCTCATCTTTCAAAATTCCCTCTTCTGAGCAATTAAGTATAAAGCCAGTGGATCCTGCTATGCTAGAGGTGAGCTCTCATCCTTTCTCTTGGTatgaatgtttttctttttcttttccctatTTGGTAATTCTGTGACTATGTAAGGTTGATAAACTCCTTTTGTAATGTTCCAACTATATGTAAAATTGATGAACTCATTTAATAATGTACCAATTGATCCGATTTTAGctctcacatatattatcattctGTAATGCAAATTTCTGGTGTTGTATATGTTGTTCAAGGCATTGATTCTTTTGAGATCACTGGTCCATGCTTTTGATCTCTGGATGGAAGCATATCTGCACGAGAGCTTGTATGAGTATTTTTAAAAGTACATGATGAATAGCTAGATGTTGATGTACTGctagcttttttttttaatgtactgGTAGCTATTCTTACTTTAGATTACATTTCCTTTActttaaattatgattttatgtCATAAGCTTGTGAGTTGTTCTAAGTTGAACTAATTCTCTTTATCATCAATGAACTATTGTTCTTTAGGTCCACATTAAAAGAAAGCTTAGCAAGGAGGAACGACTGGCCCTAGTAAGAGCTGGGAGGGAGGATAGAGGAAAGTATCAGGCCAGAACTGCTCTGAAACAAAAAAAGGTTAGCCTGTATTGGATTTATGACATGTTACGTGacaattttttgtttttagtgcagattaaaatatagtgACATTCCTATATTTTATGATAGtttgtgtcactgcgtgagatgagagcccggggttggaaggcgattgcgttgatgtggctgtagctgttgcgacccaaggggcgatcgccgagcaatggggttgaggctgcgatGATAGCAACctatggttgtggcagaatatgctaagcaagggggaggcggtgtTGATGCGGCCGAGtttgagaagaggaatcaatgTTGCGTGCACtgttggggttgaggcaaggcagcgtacttgctgctgttgctgcgttCGTTGTTGGAGGGCGACTGCTGCAGAAtgtggggttggtcgttggccgggagcgacgacggtggttacaatcgatgGTTACGACAGCAGAGGGTGCCattgtttttgttgctgcgtggtgattctatttttgtcgcaccaccgaaggagttggccggaaggatcacgagcggttgaggagaaggctgcggtggctggcagcaccgGTGGTCACTGgtcggagcgcagcgttggcggtggagaaaaaggcagcgagcgtcgtcgctggccgggaagttgcgatgctggagatgggaaacagggtgctctatttctatcgcaccacagccggagccgctggcgatgctggcaacggcggcgCGGCGGTGATCGTGCGACCGAGAAGCAACGACAGTGGTGAAGGAGTCGGCAGAGTCAgcagtgtcacggttgggaacaagggcaaccggtgagttgccctgtttctggcactacggatgcagagcaaggaggatcggttgctgggaggcatgcggcggtcgtcgcacggtggcccgcagcagTGATGGGTCGGTTGGTCGGCGAcggcgctggaggggaagaggagtgttggaggcggcgcggctgcgatcgacgaggggctgcggcacagaggaactctgtttctgcaaccgttgcaacgaggggctgcggcaacaggcaCGCTGTTCTAgcgccatttggtatcagagcagcgatccttcgcgttctcgttgcaacgaagctatcaaaaaaaaaaaaaaacgaagaaagaaagaaagaaagaaagaaagaaagaaagagagaagaagaagcagcaaccgcagccacgcaccccagcttcccctgcgtccggccagcgcccaccatcgccccgcttcccgactAGCGACAACCACCGCCGTcgttgttccccggccaggagacgacgctgccagcgtccatcccagccctactgccgccgctcgcctccccttgcgttgcagcgcagccgctcgactcttctcctcggcgatcgttggtgacgttgctcccagccgcgccaccaccgttgcctctccaccgcaaccctagccgtgcccccccccttgggtcgcagccgcagccgcctgttgccgcagcccctcgttgcaacggttgcagaaacatagTTCCTCTGTTTCGTCGATCACAGCagcgcctccaccagccgcgccgcctccagcactcctcttcccctccagcgccgTCGCCGACCAGTCGACCCATCATtgctgcgggccaccgtgcgacgaccgccgcacgcctcccagcagccgatcctccttgctctgcatccgtagtgccagaaacagggcaactcaccggttgcccttgttcccaaccgtgacaccgctgACTCCTCCACCGCTGCCgttgcttctcggccgcacgatcaccgccgcgccgccgttgccagcatcgccagcggctccggctgtggtgcgatagaaacagagcaccctgtttcccatctccagcatcgcaacttcccggctagcgacgacgctcgctgcctttttctccaccgccaacgctgcgctccggccagtgaccaccggtgctgctagccaccgcagccttctcctcaaccgctcatgatccttccggccaactccttcggtggtgcgacaaaaacaaaatcaccacgcagcaacaaaaacagtggcaccctctgctgccgtAGCCATCGATTGTAACCACGTCGttgctcccggccaacgaccaaccccacgTTCtgcagcaatcgccctccaacaacgaacgcagcaacagcagcaagtacgctgccttgcctcaaccccagcagcgcatgcaacattgattcctcttctcaacctcggccgcatcaacgccgcctcccccttgcttagcatattctgcttTTGTAAGCTGTTTCGTGCGTTAGTGAGTTTCTTGGGTTGGGTGCGTGAGTCTTGAAATGCAAGCAAAGCTGGTTATTTACTTGACTATCTGGTTATTTACGTGTACTATGTGAAATGCTACTTCTTTCTTTAATGCAAGCAAAGCCATTTACTTGACTTCAGTATACAGCTGCGATTGAGAAGGAATTTAGGCACAGTTCGATAGCTTATAGCGTATGCCATTGCTTATTCGAAGGAATTTAGGCACAGTTCAGTTCCGTAGCTTATAGCGTATGCCATTGCTTATTCTCTATAATAGCATATATGAAATTCCAGTAATTCTCTGATGCCTTAAAAACCAATTGAGTATTTGTTTACTTCAGTCTCGAAAGGGACGGGGGAGGAAAGAAAAGTGTTTACTCTGCCCTCACTCCCATAGACCAGAGCCCTGCTCATTTGAAAGTCAAAAACTGCTCCAAGCAGGCATAACTTCTATATGATATGAGTGCCGCTCTTCTCAGTGAAGGTTGTTTTGTTACATTTTCTATAGACAGTATGAACGAACGCTAAATGATTTTCTCAAGCACAAATAAGCAAGAAACTACTCACTTATTGAACAAGCAACTGCTCCAGCTCCAGCAAGCACTTTGTAGCACAGTCGCCTCGGAACGTGTTAGTTCTTTGACTTCGCAACGACGCAAAGGAAAAATGGATGGTGCACTCTCCTCTACATACCATAATTAGCACTGATTCTGTAATGAGTGACTTGATGTTACTTGCAACTTGTGTGGAACCACTTtctaagagaaaaaggaaaagaagcctTTGCTTTTGTTTGGTGAAACTATAGGCTATAAAAAGAGCTGGTTACTTCTAGATGCGGGATAAGACATAGCCATCTACTTATTAGTAGAatcttatggaaatatcatggaataagggGTTTATCCTATTCATGGGGATTGTTCAAGAAAGTTCATTTGAATAAAACATTGAAGCAGCAGCTATAACTTGTGATTAAAGCGCAGTAATAGCCGTTTTG
Proteins encoded:
- the LOC135617482 gene encoding uncharacterized protein LOC135617482 isoform X1; amino-acid sequence: MPLLMNEDLLQDLVLYKKSHEKAVSSAARSLITLFREICPSLLVKKDRGRPVNPKARPKAYGEVSIATDVPDIELLEHVDNSMTDSSDAEASASDLEDEYDSDAETEKEDDSLEDEEEDDEVSDEKNEEDLGNSDNIDGEEDDGDDLDDDIDENAAYDEYDSDTKDVDLSDDNMDISSELDASRKKSSNDICNDDDLSNHECACDDNDEIKEEEKAKSKKRKFADYVGQLNTSESSLRTLKRLTMAKMSQKASDETDGILSNEDFQRIKELKAKKEAKLVMAQQGLLRKGIDSKVSSFKIPSSEQLSIKPVDPAMLEVHIKRKLSKEERLALVRAGREDRGKYQARTALKQKKVSLYWIYDMLRDNFLFLVQIKI
- the LOC135617482 gene encoding uncharacterized protein LOC135617482 isoform X2, which gives rise to MPLLMNEDLLQDLVLYKKSHEKAVSSAARSLITLFREICPSLLVKKDRGRPVNPKARPKAYGEVSIATDVPDIELLEHVDNSMTDSSDAEASASDLEDEYDSDAETEKEDDSLEDEEEDDEVSDEKNEEDLGNSDNIDGEEDDGDDLDDDIDENAAYDEYDSDTKDVDLSDDNMDISSELDASRKKSSNDICNDDDLSNHECACDDNDEIKEEEKAKSKKRKFADYVGQLNTSESSLRTLKRLTMAKMSQKASDETDGILSNEDFQRIKELKAKKEAKLVMAQQGLLRKGIDSKVSSFKIPSSEQLSIKPVDPAMLEVHIKRKLSKEERLALVRAGREDRGKYQARTALKQKKFVSLREMRARGWKAIALMWL